From one Lycium barbarum isolate Lr01 chromosome 6, ASM1917538v2, whole genome shotgun sequence genomic stretch:
- the LOC132645543 gene encoding putative UDP-rhamnose:rhamnosyltransferase 1 — protein sequence MRMDDNIHVVMLPWSAFGHLMPFFNLSLALAEVGGIHVSFISTPKNIQRLPKVPPNLTHLVKLVEFPLPNLDDKNLLPADAEASVDLPLEKIQYLKAAYDLLREPIEQFIADQKPEWIIVDFFQYWIVEIAEAYDIPMIHFSIFTAASRAFLIAARASGPMPESLTSPVSEKLHFPSTLAYRSYEAAELFSSSFQEDASGLSYAQRSAKVLGACRAMVLRSCKELEGDYLDAVHKLISKPTIPVGLLLPETSPPEKNLNDDKILKWLNQQKPGSVLFVGLGSECKPNKDQVYEIAYGIELSRLPFLWILQKPSWSSDDVDPLPTGFGLRTAEKGVVHIGWAPQKEILAHPSIGGTLNQGGWGSIIEILHHGHVVVVLPFVYDQGLNARLLVEKRLGIEVERNEEDGSFTRNEIAKALTYAMVSEEGEELRATTKAAAIFGDRKLHDSYIASFVAYLRNNGE from the coding sequence ATGAGAATGGATGATAATATTCATGTAGTAATGCTACCATGGTCTGCATTTGGTCACCTTATGCCATTTTTCAATCTCTCCTTAGCCTTAGCTGAAGTAGGAGGAATTCATGTTTCGTTCATATCCACTCCCAAAAATATCCAAAGACTCCCTAAAGTTCCTCCAAACTTAACACACCTTGTAAAACTAGTGGAATTTCCATTGCCAAATCTTGACGACAAGAATCTTTTGCCTGCAGATGCTGAAGCTTCTGTTGATCTTCCTTTAGAAAAAATCCAGTACTTGAAAGCAGCTTATGATCTCCTCCGAGAACCCATCGAACAGTTCATTGCTGATCAAAAACCTGAATGGATTATCGTTGACTTCTTCCAATATTGGATAGTTGAGATTGCTGAAGCTTATGATATCCCTATGATTCACTTCAGTATTTTCACAGCTGCTTCCAGAGCTTTCTTGATTGCTGCAAGAGCTTCAGGCCCCATGCCTGAAAGTCTCACATCACCTGTTTCCGAGAAGCTGCATTTTCCATCCACATTGGCTTACCGGAGTTATGAAGCAGCAGAGCTTTTCTCCTCATCTTTCCAAGAAGACGCTTCAGGGTTATCATATGCTCAACGTTCAGCCAAGGTATTGGGTGCATGTCGAGCTATGGTATTACGCAGTTGCAAAGAATTAGAAGGTGATTACTTGGATGCGGTGCATAAACTCATCTCCAAGCCTACAATTCCAGTTGGATTACTACTACCTGAAACATCACCACCAGAAAAAAACCTCAATGATGATAAAATCTTAAAATGGCTCAATCAACAGAAGCCTGGGTCAGTTTTATTTGTGGGACTTGGGAGTGAGTGCAAACCGAATAAAGATCAAgtatatgaaatagcttatggaattgaGCTATCTAGGCTACCATTTTTGTGGATATTACAAAAGCCTAGCTGGAGTTCGGATGATGTGGATCCTTTGCCAACAGGATTTGGGTTGAGGACTGCAGAGAAAGGAGTGGTGCACATTGGATGGGCACCTCAAAAGGAAATTCTAGCACATCCTTCTATTGGGGGTACTCTAAATCAAGGGGGTTGGGGTTCTATTATAGAAATTCTACATCATGGACATGTTGTTGTCGTTCTACCATTTGTGTATGATCAAGGGTTGAATGCAAGATTGTTAGTGGAAAAAAGATTGGGAATTGAAGTAGAGAGAAATGAAGAAGATGGGTCATTTACTAGAAATGAGATAGCGAAAGCATTGACATATGCTATGGTTTCTGAGGAAGGTGAAGAGCTCAGAGCGACAACAAAAGCTGCTGCCATTTTTGGAGATCGGAAGCTTCATGATTCCTACATTGCTAGCTTTGTTGCGTATTTGAGAAATAATGGGGAATAG